The Miscanthus floridulus cultivar M001 chromosome 6, ASM1932011v1, whole genome shotgun sequence genomic interval tgagaagtagctcttgtgtggaggatttttctggtgggcacagatggatccttgtatcgtttctgctagatgtttattttcattccgctgtttaattatcgcactctgaactctggtattgtaataaataatttccaagaactctggtcgtataaaatggactaagtattgtaagctcgtactcattattagatcctgatggtaaaacgtggattgtttcgagttctcccttggggtatgctcgatggaactgtccgatgtaaccaactttcagggtgcttagtgtctagtggaagacgtgCGCCTTCGAAAACGTGCTATTTCAGATGGTTCTGTCACATCGCTAATACCAGATCTAGCGCAGCAGAAAAACAAAATGAGAAGACAATTATATTTCTTATACACAAAACAATTGAAACACATGTCTTACATTAGTTCACGTCGGTCATCGTTAGGATTACTGTAAATTCAAGCACACGGGTTGTTGCTATATAGGCAATGATATTTTACATCAAAGAAAATGAAGTTTAGACAAAACAACATCCCATTGCACAACCATGGGTAAATACCTCGGAGATTTAGCCCTATGCATCTCAGCTAGCAGCAACCGCAGCTGCATCTTGTTTGCTAAAGGATTAGGTCTCCAGAATCATCTCTTGTCTGTCTTCACAACCATAAATGTGCTTATTTGCAATAGTTCACAAGTAAGTGCTCAATTTAGCAGTGTATAGTCCTCACTTAGTAGTACTTCCTCCATccaaaattataagacgtttgacttttttaatacgaccactcgtcttattcaaaaatttgtgcaaaatatcacttcttttgtcgtggcttgctttattaataaaagttcttcaagaatgacttaaatttgactatgtttgcataaattttttgaataagacgagtggtcaaacttggagtaaaaaaaaaatcaaacgtcttataatttgagatgGAGGGAATATTATATATACTTTTTTTTAAATATAGTACGTACCCCTCCGTTCCAAAATAAATATCTTTATAGAAATTTTTAGATAAACTAAGGACGCTGATAAAAAAAAActcatctcccccccccccccccccccccccccctgtttAGCTCTTAGATTTGGAAGTTATCCATATATCTGGGATAGGTTCAGCATTAGAAGACAGTGTCCCATGATTCTGTATAATGCTATTTTTATTAAGATAAATTTGAAACCTAAAAAAGTTATTTATTTTGTGATAGAGAGAGTAGGTACTAATCAGAGTTTCTTAATATAGAGCACATCAATCAGAGTTTCTTAATATAGAGCACACTAAATAGAAATGGCAAGCAATCGCATCTAAATTCacagttttcctaatctaaaagTTGTGTACAACAGTAAATTGATGAGTCGGTAGTATTTACTACACGAATATACCATACTCACTGCTCGCGCAACTGAAAAGAAATGCAACAGAGGACACAAGAAATTGAATAGGTGCAGTTCATAAATCTTCAGGCAACAGATTACTGTAAAAATGTTTTTGCAAAATTATATGTACCTTCAGATGACTCACAAGTGATCTCGCACGGCCATAGAGCATTTTGGAATAATAATGTGAGAGTAGCCAAAAATTCTGAGCGGATAACATGAGAGGTTACGTGCCGGTGCCACGGTACAATCCAAGCAAAGGCAGAGCCAGTGGCGCGAAGATATCACCATTCTACCACCCCGGCCAAAGGTAGTGGATCTGCCCTCCCATGCTACGCCCCTCACTTCCATCGTACCTGGATCTAGACAAATTCCGTAGAGTCGAATCGATTCGTGGGAGAGCAAAGCGTTTTTGCCCGGAAGCCCCGTTCGTTGCCGTGTCGTCACATACGGGATGTCGCGAGGCCCATGCGGCCATGTCCACccggaattttttttatttttaatattttttaaactaattttaaatttaacattgtttttttttactaacacttttggccgcgtctattgtcATGGTGCGGTAAAAagtctgtgccgcgccatgcatggtggcgcggcaggtggatgacgtggcgacgaccagaaatgctgaccggtgacgtggcagggcttgccgcgccaccgatcttgacgcGGTAGTGCCGCGCCATCCCTCACGGCGCGTCACTCCCGGTATATATATCGCCCACGAGCCGCCCTCCCTCTGTCTGCCTGGCCGCCCGCGCCCGCTCGCCTGCCCGCACGCACGCACACGCCCGCCCGTCTGCCTGCCCGCCCGCCTTAACTAATTATTTAGTTATAAGTATGTTtatcatgtatatttttgttgctataagtgtttgttatattatttgagttgtagtgcaaatgattatatttttaattaatttgcgttgtttcgACAGATAtttaatttgaaccattttattagatggaagacgtGTTTTGAGAGCAGTTgtagcgaaaacggggtcgtcctagagaattgtaccccgacgaaTCTAGCAAAGATGCTCTCGTCTCTCCTGACCTCTCTGTCCTTAACTGTGATTGTGatcgtccggccgacgtgtttcaatcgagatatccggacacagcggccCATTGCTTCTACTCatgtagtcgttttaatgtaagtaattgttttcatatatttttttcttcatttatATTATTAGGttattaatattttgttggaattttgttgtgtaggcctatgagaggtgctttttctttcaatggatcgacggtgcagacaagtttgaccctagataCCTTATTTTCGACGATTGATGGAGAGAGCGACATCCAcaagagcacttcaagcggtaggttccacctccccctaacccccctccaatgacggctaaggagaagcacttagccgtagttagacgactcgagtaaccccctctgtgcgattgcagagatcgagctgtgataaaccctaagaatatgttggagtttgtgtgtccaaacaagcatgaagtaagtgcaaagtgtatgtgttgaaatgttaagctatatgtgttcatgtactaatgtcactgAATTTAGATGTTTTCAATAGCGAAgtatcgtttcaaggagtggttctatggtcctaagaaccaatggccggaagaaccgctaaaaacaaagcaaaagaagaaagaaaggttaatttataaagcacctccagtcaagtgcgaatgtggtgtaaatccaactacggtctagtcccttcgaagcttagaataggccattattgcggccatatggttggcTATGATGAGGGTGGTTATTTTTGTGTTAAACATAAAATCGTATTTTATTTCATTTGCTAAGACATATCTgatataatttttcatttgaacagGACACTAGGATATGCAGGTGAAAATGTTATGacggtcaagctaagttcttggatgaattgAAGAgaaagcaagtaattgcacggaagagaggATATGGATTTGACTACGTCAATCTATTCGTTAAACATTACAAAGACaggatgcgtgagtttgctagacaacgcggtatttgttaccctgatcgatgttgggcttgacaaatagggattggagagacggatgacgttaaaggaggaaagggcaaggaaggaggcaaaggaggagacaagagtacaaatgcaggtcttgaacgagcatgttgttgcaagggtacagatgcaggtcttgaacgagcatgttgttgcattatgtgccagtgagtgcttaaaAGCCTTTTTTTGTTGCCTAATtctaaatgtaatataatcacattGCTAAatgattgtattttatacatgaagggataggatgcagcgaggaacatgctgcagaggtggctcatgcaaggtatgagaaAAAGAAGTTAGATAAACATAGaacgcgagctggtcgcaccgttgaatcaccgattgtgttgtctgatgaggtggacgaggatgaggacgacactgccagactgagcgagctcatcgctctagcagatgCGGGCTTACAGACGGAGGAACCGGAGGACGACACTAGTAGACTGAGTGGGCTCATCactctagtagaggcgggcttgtaggcggaggactacaggcgaaaggcagatcagggcaatacaggtgaccctagccacagcaatagggttgtggtagaggattggtactcgaacgacgagttgcttactcagtatgtttctgactaagGGTTTTGAAATTGCGTCGTGTATCAAaactttcattgtgttgtcttgttttccatttgaactattgatgtattgtacccatgtatcatgtactcagattacccatggtcgatcttaagtTATCCCATCCGTTTGTCACCCTCCGACCTATTCGTTTGTCGCTCTCCAAGTTTCTTTAATAATAGCGaatgcgttgagaatttctaaaatgAACAAAATCGACACGCCAACCCTAAGCCCAGGTTCTATCTGTGTCTAGGTTCAGCCGCGCCATAGCCcatggcgcggcactgacgcgccaagCCTCACGACGCGGTAGGACCTGGACACAGACAGAAGCTGACCAGCCTCAATTGCAACTGAACGGGAGTTGctgtcggtgctgtaaacaactaTAAGTGCTGCTGCGACCGTGCGTAAGTTGaaatgaatatgaagcaaataaatgaagttcgtgcgcaagttgacaagttgccacataatatttttattggtttatgagtctgcaagtttcggacgacaatattcgttcgacataagttcgacataaggaaccctcggacgcctcttggaaacctcatcgtcGTACTCCACACCAAGAAGGGAGTACATCTGGTGCTGTGTGGGAGGGGTCATtctgttataaattgataaacaaagggttagagtattcaaattaataatattcaaattaatattatgtagcattgcaaaatttaaactacttgttatgcaatacgaacataaTATAAAAgcacctgctgccctcgtcttctatgtcAGCTAGCATTGTGACCAGATTCTTTACaaatggagcaaagattcctgccacgggtctcattgaagtctcccccctctgtacatgtcttcgtcgtaccctctcatagcgtccatgtccccattgagtcgcttcttcttcctcctacccttttctaccttcattagatccagatgcggcacgtagtcataaccattataaggtggccactgtcctaaatactaatggtgttcgaacggagatacaagtgtgacatatatggcagatcctcataatTGTACTCGCGAACCCTACaagccgtgatcatatgagagcaagggtcATGCATGATCTGACTcgatagtttcgtccaccataacgttcgccacTTAAGCTTGTGCACCCTTGCcccatacactaaagatatgacagcggggtccatacggctcggcggtgtgctgcttggccaattactcggcctccttcaaatgttcagctctagCCTTTCTaaaatgcccctgctcagctatattcctctgcgcaagttcccacctcttgaaaaaatattcattgcacttatgaaaggagaactcaacaattccagacacaggtgACGATCGAACTCcgctgaatacacggttgaaggactccgagaagttagtggtcatgatgccatacctaaaacccccctcgtcataggctaacgcccactgagccttctctCTGATcctttcccctctctctctctctcatccccGCCGTCGCCACCACCGCCGTCTCTTCCTCCCCTACACCTATGCCGCCGCCGCACCTcccctcttcctcctctgccGCCACCATCCCTCCCCATCCTCCAACCACGATGGCTCCACGGAGGCCAAGATCTAGGCATGGTGGCTTGTGAGTCTAGCGGCTGCCAGATCCGGTAAGGGGTCGGCTCCCACGAAGCCTAGTTGATTCAGAGAGGCCCTCCATGGCCTCACCTTCGCTGGCGTCGCCAAGGAGGCTAGGTGGCCTCGGTGGCACGCCCCCAGATCCGGCGAGGCCGCCTCCTACAAAGCTGCTGCGTATCGGATCTAGAGAACTAGCTCTCGCCCCGCCGCCCCCGCTACTCCGCGGGGCGCTGTAGAGCCACGGCACAGACTTTCCAAGGGGGCACCGCCGCCAGCTACGCCCGAGAGATGGAGCGCCTCTCCGCCAAGGAGTCTCTGCTCCTCGCCGTGAGCTCTTGTTCTTCCTCTGCTCTTCTCAGTCCCTCGCCTAGTACTACTTGCTGACCTTCCTGTGCGGTGCCTATGGGAGGCTCTTGTCCCCACACCGTACCAAATTGTAGGCGATACTGTCAAATTCTAACCTGCAATTGTACATGCATGAATCTCTTTGTACAATGCAAGAATTACTATACTTGGCTTCACACTTAAATTGATTTATTTTCAGGGGAGCTGATTGATAATTTTCTGCAGACCACTGCTAACCAGCTGACTGTCTATGGATATATTTCTAATAATCTATGGTTTAAATACAAGTTCTCAATTGTATTCTCATTTATCACATTGCCAAATTTCATTGTCTCAGTCTCTTCTGTTTACAAGAGGGACTTAACGAAAGTGAGCTTTGTGTCTTCTTTCGTAATTTGAGTACTTGAACTGGAGCTGTCTTTATTTCTTATGTATATTTATTCTGCAGTACAACGGAAGTCTATATCTCCTAGCAACTGATCAAGGTTTTATAAGCCAAACTAATTTGGTATGGCAAAGGTTGGATGAGATATGTTAACTCCTGTGATTATTTTAATTCTCGCTTGAGATCAAAATCTTTACTGATCTTTTTTATTCTCAACTGACAATCATTAGGTGAATGGAGATGGGGTTTTTCTTACCAGCAACTTCACACCCTTTAAGGTTGAAACTCCAAGAAATGATTTATGGAATGAACAGCAAGCTATGACGAGTACTGTTGTATGTATAACATCAATAAACTACTGTAGTTGTTATTAGGTACATTAATGTTAACTAGTTCAAATTTATCTTTGTTCACAggattatcttgctcaatttgacAACACTTCTGGAAAGTATGTTCTTCCTACCTATTTTTCTCAATGTGCTTTATTGTTGTGTGTGTACAATATTCCTAGTTTGGATTTCAGCAACCATGTGAATCTTGTATGAATGGTACTGTGCAGAAAATATCCGTCAGTAGAGCTATAAATGATATGCTAGTTGAagctatagttttttttttctgatctGTTGATTGTTGCTGTTAACCAAGCACAATAACTTTCTTGAACTTCGACTATTTGATGGTTTTTCTGTCATTGTGTATTGGACTGTCGGCTTAGCATGTACTTGAATGACCAATATATGCCTTACTAGGATTTTGAATGTGCTCAACATGCTGAATCATCATAAATGTGCACTCCTGAGTCACTTTGCATGCGTTATCTAAATTCTAACGCTACCACATTGGCCCTCCTATGCTTGCAACTCTGATCTGGAGCTAGCTATAGCACTTCAACAGCAAGAGTTTGAGCGGCAACCACAAAGGTTTCAAGCTCTACCAccacagcagcaacaacaacagtaAGTATAGGAGTCAGGGATTACATATGTCCCTGCGAAGTCTTAATTataacatcaaagtttatattgTGTGTTCACTTGTTCTGTAAATTTATTGTGTATTCACTTGTTCTGTAATCCATGAATATCACCAAAGTTTATATTGTGATACTTCCTGGAATATCATACCAACTGTACGCTAAGCactatgatatcaaaaaggaaaaATCATCCATGTATCTTAGTATCATTTTTATGTCTTTCATGTCTTTGTGAAAGTGCTAAGATGAATAAATGTATGCTAAGCAGCCCTTccgtcgaatttgaattgtaaatttaatttttttttgtggaaaaatgatttgtaggggcggttggtactgtagtcgcccgtacaaatcgatttgtagggactgtaggggcggctggtgttcccagaccacccctataaattgatttgtaggggcggctacattaccaaccgcccctataaatcgatttgtaggggcggtctgggaaccgcccctacaaatgcatgatttgtagccaCCTTTTCATAGAGGCGGCTGGcaaaaccacccctacaaacggttatcagccgcccctaaaaacgtTTTTTCTACGTAGTGACTGTCAAGATTATTTTGCCATGTTTTTAGTATTGTTGTTGGCCTATTTgtatattttttttaatattcAAATGAGTATCTGAACCTCGGCAACGAAGTATTGCTTCAACTTTACTCATATCGAGCTAATTCATCTAGTACCAAACGAAGGAATTCTAACGTTGAAGCTACAGATTCAGTAGTTATTCTAACGTTGTAGCTACAGATTCAGTAGCTATTTTTTTTGTTGCCATCTTGATGCAGGTCTTGTTCATTATTTTTTATTGTATTATTCTCCCTATATGAGGATATTATAAGACAATATCATTTAATTTTATCTGGGTTTTGATTTCCTTTTATGACCAATTATAGTATTTGTATGACATGCATGGTGTTGTATCCTCTGTTCTATTATTAAACGTTAGTAATTTACAGTTGACTAATTAACTAGCTTCATTAGTTTCTTTAGAAATAAAATAGgttcatttttttttcaaatgactTAATATCTTGGGCAACAAAAATATGcacaatctttttttttttctgtcatTCAGTCATGGCTAATATCTCCGATTCTCCGGCAACATACTACCCTTTGATTGATAACTTCTCACACCTATAAACCCACCTTCGTTAGATTATTTTATCGTCAATTCGTCATGCTCTATCTGGTTGGCCTCGATGTTAAGTTACTGGAGTAAAATATATGACATCATTTCGAGATTACCATATCAGGACATCCATGACTGTATGCATGCACAACAAGCTGTAACCTTTATTATGAAGTTGTACTAGAACTGTGAAACAGTACATATTCCACGAACATAGTGAGAACGTCTTCGCAAGCCATTGGGACTAGTGATGTGGAATATTGCACGCGACTTACAACATTCATAGGTGATAGGTGCGGCACAGTACAGGACATATATATAGTCATCATCATGCATATCCTTTTGCATATGGTATATATGTAGCGCGCTGGGTCGGTAGCTATTAGTGAAATGACGGGGTTAATAATGTAATTATAAAAAAACGCTTGGGTAGCTAGACGTTGTTCCCGGTGACGGGGCAGCCGGAGGCGCAGACCATGGCGTCGTTGGTGCACTCGAGGAGGCAGATGGGCAGCTCCACGGGGTCCAGGTCGATCAGCGGCTGGTAGCAGTCCAGCATGCAGGAGGTCACCCCGGACCCGCAGATGGTGACGCACTGCGTCAGCCCGGCCAGAGGGGACGGCGACCGGTGGTGGCCGCCGTGGTCGTCGTCGCCGTGGCGCCAGATGTGGCCTGCTTGGTGGTGACCTCCTGCTGCATGATGGACGAGCGCCAGCAGCAGAAGCATCGCCGCGACAGCCTTCATGATGCGCGTACGCGTACCTTCTTCGGAGCTGTCGATCGACCTCTGAAGTCTGAAGAGTGCAGACGAAGGTGCAGGTGTATCGATAGATCGATGCTAGCTGGGTTGCGTTGGATTGAGCCGGATTTGCatctgtatatatatacatgcgaCGCGAGGCGAGGAGGATCAGCTAGCTAGCCTAGCTAGCCCAGCAGATCGAGTTGGCGTTGCCTGGGGGGAACGTGCATGCCAGCTGTGCATGAGATATGTGTGAAGAGTGAAACGGACGTCGTGCTCACTTACCGCAAGCAGCAACATCTGTGTGAGCGGAACAGAAAGTAACAGGCCTACTGCAGCAGTTGCTGCGAGCTCATCACACATGCACCTGATGACCTGCACGCACCGTGTCCACTTCTTCGTTCCGTGTTGCATGGACCGATCGGGTTTCGACAGTGTATCACAGTCAGAAGTGGCCTGACCTCGCAACCAGCGTCGCCGCCGTGTACCTGCTTCTAGTTATCGCAACAGATATTGTGGAAAGGAGTTCGCCAAAAGATGTATAATTTACTTGTAAACCTCGGCCATCAAGTTGAGATGGCCGAGTTGGTCTAAGGCGCCAGATTAAGGTTCTGGTCCGAAAGGGCGTGGGTTCAAATCCCACTCTCAACACTCTATTTTTAGACTTTCTTTTatattttttcactattttttttattttttttcagacGACTTTCTTTTTTTAGACTTTCTTTTGTATTTTttcacttttttatttttttcagacgactttcttttatatattttttcagATGACTTGTTTTTTGACTTCATCATTTCTTTACCCAATTTTGGTTTTTGTATCAGACGACTTTTAAACTTCTTTTGTTTTTGCTCTTCATCGTTTAATTACCCAGGACACATCGGCTTCATAAGAAATCTGTATTCTGGCCAGTACGTACAACAGTAGGTCGCGCGACATGATTAGCAATTTTTAGCGACAGAAAAACGAGAAAGAAACGGATAGCAGAGCAACGGTGTCATCAGCAGACGTGGATGCAGCCAAGGTACTAGCTCTCgaaccctccgccgccgccggcggcgcccCGCTCGCTCCTCCGCCCCGCCGGCGCAGCCCGACGCCGCGGCGCACGCCAGCATCTCCGTCGTGCACCTGCGCACGCACTGcagctccgcctccgcctccccgGCGCTCGGCGCCGCGGCCACCACCGCGCGGCAGGCCGCCGTTGCCACCTGCGCGTGGGCGCGACGAGGATTACGGCGACGGCGACCGTGAGCAACGCGGCGGTCCTCCCGATGCCAACGGCCATTGATGGCTTGTTGGTTGTTGCATCACGTACGTACGTGGCAGCCGTGTATAAAGACACGGAATGATCGAGGTGGGGCGTGTGCGAGTACAATTAAGTTTTAGGTCGCGGTTTGGCGGAAAACGAAAGTGGCGGTCTCAGTGTTTCATTCGTGATGCCTTCCCGCGCAGATGTAGTTAAAAATCGAGACACACACAGTGGTATACTCCGTAGTGCTTCGCTCCAGGAAGTAATAACCAAAGATTAAACACGACCTGATAGCGTAGACGATAAAAAAAAAGGCCAGGTGGATGGGCTTTGCAGATGGGCCTGCAGCCCACACTGCGAAGGGTCCACGATCTCACTCATGACCATCAAAGCAGCCCATGCCCATCCTTGCGCACTCATCCGGAAACCTTGCTTAAACAAACAAGGATAAGAAAGAGCAGCGATCAATCGCTGAGCTGAGCTGTTGGGACTACGACTGCACATGAGACTAGTAtcttagagttttttttttaagcAGCAGTAGCTTAGAAGCAAGCAAAGCAATGATAAACCTGCACTGGACAGCTCATGAGCCCAGTCCCACACCATACATGCTCCCATCCCATGGTACTCTTCGGCGTCTCGTGCGTGCGCCCCCGTTTGCTTCAGCAATGAGCATCCAGGTAAAGCGGGAGGGAGAAGAGAGAGGTGGCACCGTGGCACTCAGGCAGTGGCCGCCTTCGCCTTTGCCTTTTCCGTTCAATCCAATCCAGCACCCGGACGGAATGGGCCTCCAGCCCACGCGGGCCCGGGGCACGCGCCCCAACCACCGGGCCGATCCAACGGCTGGGAGGACGTCTACGGCACTGGCGGTGGTCCGCAGCGTGCGTAGCGGCGGCGAAGTCGGCAGGGCGTATTCATACAAGAGAACTGTACGTAGccgtcgacgacgacgaccacGTGGGGCCAGCCAAGGGAGGTGGGATGGGACCACTGCAGCGCGGGGTAGTTTCGTCATTTGCCTGCGTGCGATGCGATGCGCGGCAGCGCGGGGCAGAGAAATCTGAGGGGATTGAGGGGAGGCGACTGGTGGGTGAGGGGACAGAACGTGGTCGGTGCATGGTGCGTGTCAGGACGATGCTGGCCAAGATCAAGGCTTGTTTAGTTCCCCCATTTTCAGAATTTAAGACTATGTAAAaaaaagattttccgtcacatcaaatttatggtacatgcatggagtactaaatgttgacgaaatcaaaaactaattacacagtttggttgtactctacgagacgaatgttttgagcctaattagttaacgattggacaattattatcaaataaaaacaaaaataatatTGTAGCTACAGTGTGCCTGTTTTTTTGGGCGGCGCCGAATCGGCGGAtgaactaaacgcggcccaaCATGTGGGTGGGCGTGAGATCCAAGGCGCCCCTGCCTCGGGAACAAGGCTGCCAATTTTTAACTAAGCCCTGTTTGGTTCGTTAAAAGTTTTCCTAAAAAATATTACAATATCCATCAtatcaaatcttgcgatacgtgtatggagcattaaatatagatgaaaaaaaactaattgcacaatttggttgaaaattacgagacgaacgttttgagtctaattagtccatgattgaacactaattaccaaataaaaacgaaagtactacggtagccaaatttccaactttcCACCCACTAAACACGGGCTAACCCACGCCACATCTTTTCTCTTCTTTATTTTTTCCGCCGGTTTCTCATTCGCTGGTGCTAATTTATCGTTAAGTAATCAATTTGCTAGGTAAAGAATTTATTTAGGatagttagttcaaaaaaaagaATTTAGGATAGTTCTTCTTCACCTATAGTCTACAGATAGGATCATTTCTAAGAGTTCTTAAAACTCTTTGCtaaaaaagaaagaacaaaaaaagGCAAGACTCAAACAAACAGTCTTGCATGTAAACGACAAGCTCTGGGTAAATCCTCTCCACAAATATAGGTGTGCGTTCTGTGATTACTATCCGTTCGGGTGAGCCCACCACCATGGTTTTCCTCCTTTTTTGTTGTCCGGTGTTTTCTCCTCCCACCTAATTTTTGAGTTTTAGGAAGCTATAAGTACTAAAACTATTGAAAAAAGATCAAAAAGTTCCCTATCCATAATTGACATAATTATTActtccttcgttccaaattataagtcgttttgatctTTTATAGACATTTTTTTCCTACACACTTTGGTGTATACTACATCTACATTTATAGCAAAATCAATGTATCTAGGAAAGCCTAAAATACTTGTAATTTGTAATAGAGGGAGTAGTTTATTGTAGAGTATTAGCTAGAGTATTTTTTAAGAAGCTTGTAGAGATCCTCTTGAAACCAACAATCATCCAACATAAGCCACTCTCCACGTGAGCAACAAAAGGGGTTCTCATGAAATTGTGGCACGCGACGTTTTCGTCTTGTGGATGACAATTAACTAGGAGAATCATGCTTATTCCCTTTTTGTTTGTGTTTGTGTGGCTATACATAGAGAATTAGATGCTTTTTTGAGACGGTATTTATCAACAGGAGGCACAAATAGTCAGGTTCCTGGTCACGAATCTATGTTTAATTAATTTAACACACAAGAATGGCTAGCCTAGACGAATTAGCATGCCAAAAGGATCAAGACATCGACAGTAGAGCAATGCGTGTTGGCTCGTGC includes:
- the LOC136459785 gene encoding uncharacterized protein yields the protein MKAVAAMLLLLALVHHAAGGHHQAGHIWRHGDDDHGGHHRSPSPLAGLTQCVTICGSGVTSCMLDCYQPLIDLDPVELPICLLECTNDAMVCASGCPVTGNNV